Proteins co-encoded in one Capnocytophaga ochracea DSM 7271 genomic window:
- a CDS encoding DUF4982 domain-containing protein — MNKINLLLTLALTTSSWSQQQQTLEKGWKFTREDKPVFSQTNYNDAKWQRVTVPHDWAIYGPFDMENDIQRTAIKQDGQKAAIEHTGRTGGLPFVGVGWYRTQFNVPELTSDKQVFVQFDGAMSNPEVFVNGQKAGEWHNGYNTFFLDITPYVKANNNTLAVRLNNLTQMSRWYPGAGLYRNVHIITKNKTHIPIWGVQITTPEITNNFAKVVVNTEFVADKKTSVTAETVIFNNQGEKVAYTNTKATPYTTDKISAELYIDNPRLWDIGKPYLYKAVTKLYEGDTVKDEVTTTFGIRSIELKPNDGLYLNGRKIKIQGVCMHHDLGPLGGAVNESAIRRQIRIMQDMGVNAIRTSHNMPAPEYVRAADEMGMLLAVESFDEWAIPKVENGYHLYFKEWVEKDLTNLVKHYRNNPSVLMWFIGNEVEEQSVESGSQVARYLQDIIKKYDTTRPVSNGMDRPHDVLKNNMAATMQLMGFNYRPFKYKEAYRKLPQQLILGSETASTVSSRGVYKFPVERKSMAKYPDMQSSSYDVEHCGWSNLPEDDWIHQEDLPYTVGEFIWTGFDYLGEPTPYYVEWPSHSSYFGAVDLAGLPKDRFYLYRSHWNKEAETLHILPHWNWEGREGQTTPIFVYTNYPSAELFINGKSQGKRSKDLSIKLEEEEKDGNPSDLNRQKRYRLMWMDTKYEPGTVKVVAYDANGKAVAEKEIRTAGKPYALRLSNEHKTVLTPNSKDLAFITVEAVDKDGNLCPTVNDLVQFSVKGAGFYKAAANGDATCTDPFHLPKMHLFNGKLVMMVQAGEKAGEITIEAKSKTLKGKISVEVRK; from the coding sequence ATGAATAAAATCAACCTTCTCTTAACACTTGCCCTTACTACTTCGAGCTGGTCGCAACAACAGCAAACTCTTGAAAAAGGGTGGAAATTTACTCGTGAGGACAAACCGGTGTTCTCGCAAACCAATTATAACGATGCGAAATGGCAACGCGTAACCGTGCCTCACGATTGGGCTATCTATGGTCCTTTTGATATGGAAAACGATATCCAGCGCACGGCTATCAAGCAGGACGGACAAAAAGCAGCTATTGAACACACAGGGCGTACGGGAGGGTTACCTTTTGTAGGCGTAGGTTGGTACCGCACGCAGTTCAACGTGCCTGAACTTACGTCCGATAAGCAAGTGTTTGTACAGTTTGACGGGGCGATGAGTAACCCCGAAGTATTTGTAAACGGACAAAAAGCTGGTGAATGGCACAACGGCTATAACACTTTCTTTTTGGATATCACTCCTTACGTAAAAGCCAATAACAACACTTTGGCAGTGCGCCTCAACAACCTTACCCAGATGTCGCGTTGGTATCCAGGGGCAGGCTTGTACCGCAATGTGCATATTATTACTAAAAACAAGACGCATATCCCTATTTGGGGTGTACAGATTACCACCCCCGAAATAACAAACAACTTCGCCAAAGTAGTAGTAAATACTGAGTTTGTAGCTGATAAGAAGACTTCAGTTACCGCAGAAACTGTTATTTTCAATAATCAAGGTGAAAAAGTAGCGTATACCAATACCAAAGCGACTCCTTACACTACCGATAAAATTTCAGCAGAGCTGTATATTGATAATCCTCGTTTGTGGGACATCGGCAAGCCGTACCTCTATAAAGCCGTTACCAAGCTCTATGAAGGTGATACTGTAAAAGATGAGGTAACCACTACCTTCGGGATTCGCTCTATCGAACTCAAGCCTAACGATGGTCTGTACCTCAACGGGCGCAAAATCAAAATACAAGGGGTGTGTATGCACCACGATTTAGGTCCGCTGGGCGGGGCAGTAAATGAGAGTGCTATACGTCGACAAATACGCATTATGCAGGATATGGGTGTGAATGCTATCCGCACTTCGCACAATATGCCCGCGCCTGAATATGTGCGCGCTGCCGATGAAATGGGTATGCTACTCGCCGTAGAGAGTTTCGACGAATGGGCTATCCCAAAAGTAGAAAACGGTTATCACTTGTACTTCAAAGAATGGGTAGAAAAAGACCTTACGAACCTTGTAAAACACTACCGCAACAACCCTAGCGTGCTGATGTGGTTCATCGGGAATGAGGTGGAAGAACAGAGTGTAGAAAGTGGCTCGCAAGTAGCGCGCTATTTGCAAGATATCATCAAAAAATACGATACTACCCGCCCCGTGAGCAATGGTATGGATAGACCCCACGATGTGCTCAAAAACAATATGGCAGCAACGATGCAGTTAATGGGTTTTAATTACCGTCCGTTTAAGTACAAAGAGGCTTACCGCAAGTTGCCACAACAGCTTATTTTGGGTAGTGAAACCGCCTCAACAGTGAGTTCGCGTGGGGTGTATAAGTTCCCCGTAGAGCGCAAATCAATGGCTAAATACCCCGATATGCAATCGTCGTCTTATGACGTAGAACACTGCGGTTGGTCGAACTTGCCCGAAGACGACTGGATACATCAAGAGGATTTGCCTTATACCGTAGGAGAGTTTATCTGGACAGGTTTCGACTATCTGGGCGAACCTACTCCTTACTATGTGGAATGGCCATCACACAGTTCCTATTTTGGGGCAGTAGATTTGGCAGGACTACCCAAAGACCGTTTCTATCTCTACCGCTCACATTGGAATAAGGAAGCCGAAACCTTACATATCCTCCCTCATTGGAATTGGGAAGGGCGCGAGGGGCAAACAACTCCTATCTTCGTTTATACTAATTATCCTTCTGCCGAATTGTTTATCAATGGCAAAAGTCAAGGAAAACGCAGTAAAGACCTCTCTATAAAATTAGAAGAGGAAGAAAAAGACGGCAATCCGTCAGACCTCAACCGCCAAAAGCGTTACCGCCTAATGTGGATGGATACTAAGTACGAACCTGGCACAGTGAAAGTAGTAGCTTACGATGCCAATGGTAAGGCAGTAGCCGAAAAAGAAATCCGTACTGCTGGCAAGCCTTATGCATTGCGCCTCAGCAATGAACACAAAACAGTGCTTACCCCTAATAGCAAAGACCTCGCTTTCATCACCGTAGAAGCGGTAGATAAGGACGGCAATCTATGTCCAACAGTCAATGACCTTGTGCAGTTCAGTGTGAAAGGAGCTGGCTTTTATAAAGCGGCTGCCAATGGCGATGCTACTTGCACCGACCCATTTCACTTGCCTAAAATGCACCTCTTCAACGGAAAATTAGTGATGATGGTACAAGCAGGTGAAAAAGCAGGCGAAATTACTATTGAGGCAAAAAGTAAAACGCTAAAAGGAAAGATTTCAGTAGAAGTTAGAAAATAG
- a CDS encoding HincII family type II restriction endonuclease, giving the protein MNIDYDMLAKSLKGTTVPKPLSGTLSGHAVGEPFDKHVYTEIKKQCPKNTFRQYEYLNDLYSNNPSVIGFKSREALFNSPTVLFLLSRGKNATDKWSLNNPFEEKQNDTADILVVKDEFYELVDVKTRNIAKKAQAPNIISAYKLAQLCAKMLDNEEFDNFTINYFEVDWLLENDKLICKDTHFGCLFKENPEELYINWAAAMQIQFHVSDLDQLFKGNKKQWAQRYLKHFVTQAQKRADDMIIRFVKPFEKYINE; this is encoded by the coding sequence ATGAATATAGATTATGATATGTTAGCCAAAAGTTTGAAAGGAACAACTGTCCCTAAGCCTCTTTCTGGTACGTTGTCAGGACATGCTGTTGGAGAACCTTTTGATAAGCACGTGTATACTGAAATCAAGAAACAATGTCCTAAAAATACTTTTAGACAGTACGAATATCTGAATGATTTGTACAGCAACAATCCTAGTGTGATTGGTTTTAAATCAAGAGAGGCTCTTTTTAATTCACCTACAGTATTATTTTTATTGAGTAGAGGCAAAAACGCTACTGACAAATGGAGTCTTAACAATCCTTTTGAAGAAAAACAGAATGATACAGCTGATATTTTGGTAGTGAAAGATGAATTTTATGAGCTTGTAGATGTAAAAACAAGAAATATAGCCAAAAAAGCACAAGCTCCCAATATTATATCAGCCTATAAATTAGCACAACTTTGTGCCAAAATGTTAGACAATGAAGAGTTTGACAATTTTACTATTAATTACTTTGAAGTAGATTGGCTATTAGAGAACGATAAATTAATATGTAAAGACACTCATTTTGGTTGTCTATTTAAGGAAAATCCTGAAGAATTGTATATCAATTGGGCTGCTGCTATGCAAATACAGTTTCACGTAAGTGATTTAGACCAATTGTTTAAAGGAAATAAAAAACAATGGGCTCAACGCTATCTAAAGCATTTTGTGACTCAAGCTCAAAAACGTGCTGATGATATGATCATTCGATTTGTAAAACCTTTTGAAAAATATATTAATGAATAA
- a CDS encoding GNAT family N-acetyltransferase, whose amino-acid sequence MNYRLTSPADARKVATILTDAFANYNMYREVLNSFFTTDSKYIDYLNKLHYVQVMSNIRKGYCLIAEENNDIIAVAVMQSLRYTRITLWDYLRSGAFALWRYAKPTQCFLPFLDKSSEHAKKQTSENKWYLESFVVSPAWQGKHIGGRFLDEAVLPLVAREGGNQLSLVTNTETNISFYQKHGFEQIHQTKIGGVDVWTMLMEVKSCYKAPDNPD is encoded by the coding sequence ATGAACTACCGTCTTACCTCTCCCGCCGATGCCCGCAAAGTAGCCACTATACTCACCGATGCTTTTGCTAACTACAATATGTATCGCGAAGTGCTCAACTCTTTTTTTACTACCGATAGCAAGTATATAGACTATCTGAACAAATTGCATTATGTACAAGTGATGAGTAATATCCGTAAGGGTTATTGCCTGATAGCCGAAGAAAACAACGATATTATAGCCGTCGCAGTGATGCAATCGTTGCGATACACTCGTATTACCCTTTGGGACTACCTGCGCTCGGGTGCTTTTGCGCTTTGGCGTTATGCCAAACCTACTCAATGTTTTTTGCCTTTCTTAGACAAGAGTAGCGAGCACGCTAAAAAACAAACTTCTGAAAACAAGTGGTATTTAGAGAGTTTTGTAGTGAGTCCCGCGTGGCAAGGTAAACACATAGGAGGTAGATTTTTAGACGAAGCCGTTTTGCCTTTAGTAGCGCGAGAAGGAGGTAACCAACTCAGCTTGGTTACCAATACCGAAACAAATATATCTTTCTACCAAAAACACGGTTTTGAGCAAATCCACCAAACCAAAATAGGAGGCGTAGATGTTTGGACGATGCTAATGGAAGTGAAGAGTTGCTATAAAGCACCTGACAACCCTGATTAG